In one Rutidosis leptorrhynchoides isolate AG116_Rl617_1_P2 unplaced genomic scaffold, CSIRO_AGI_Rlap_v1 contig146, whole genome shotgun sequence genomic region, the following are encoded:
- the LOC139881360 gene encoding uncharacterized protein, with the protein MTTGVRGSTISDLIFADDSLLFMKATSENVAALLDILRSFELASGQKPNLSKSAILFRCLVDQRDQLEILSSLGIQEVITKSKYLDMPLLSVVQAIPSYLMSCFKLPKGVIRDIEVAIRSFLWGERRRRAG; encoded by the exons ATGACGACTGGAGTTAGAGGTTCGACAATCTCAGACCTCATATTTGCGGATGATTCCTTGCTTTTTATGAAAGCAACCTCCGAGAACGTGGCTGCTCTTCTCGATATTCTGCGGTCTTTCGAACTAGCCTCTGGACAAAAGCCTAATCTCTCCAAATCTGCAATATTGTTCAGATGCTTGGTGGACCAGCGAGATCAGCTCGAAATTCTCAGCTCCCTGGGCATACAAGAGGTAATCACAAAGAGTAAGTATTTGGATATGCCTCTTCTG TCAGTCGTGCAAGCTATCCCATCCTATCTTATGAGTTGCTTCAAGCTGCCAAAAGGGGTAATCAGGGATATTGAGGTGGCTATCAGGAGTTTCTTGTGGGGGGAAAGACGAAGACGCGCTGGGTGA